One segment of Streptomyces sp. NBC_00576 DNA contains the following:
- a CDS encoding zinc-binding dehydrogenase, with protein sequence MFAAYAARIDPDHPLNGLELGDRPAPEARPGWTTVDVRAASLNHHDLWSLRGVGLPEDRLPMILGCDAAGIDADGNEVVLHSVIGQTGHGVGPKEPRSILTERYQGTFAEQVAVPAWNVLPKPKELSFAEAACLPTAWLTAYRMLFTNAGVRPGDSVLVQGAGGGVATAAIVLGKAAGLRVFATSRDEAKRKRAVELGAVEAVESGARLPQRVDAVIETVGAATWSHSVKSLRPGGTLVISGATSGDRPSHAELTRIFFLELKVVGSTMGTKDELEDLLSFCATTGVRPVIDEVLPLDRAREGFERLESGDQFGKIVLTTS encoded by the coding sequence ATGTTCGCTGCCTACGCCGCCCGCATCGACCCCGACCATCCGCTCAACGGGCTGGAGTTGGGTGATCGCCCAGCCCCGGAGGCGCGTCCCGGCTGGACGACGGTCGACGTCAGGGCCGCCTCGCTCAACCACCACGACCTGTGGTCCCTGCGCGGAGTGGGACTCCCCGAGGACCGCCTCCCGATGATCCTCGGCTGTGACGCCGCCGGCATCGACGCGGACGGCAACGAGGTCGTCCTGCACTCCGTCATCGGCCAGACGGGCCACGGCGTCGGCCCCAAGGAACCGCGTTCCATTCTCACCGAGCGCTACCAGGGCACCTTCGCCGAACAGGTCGCCGTACCGGCGTGGAACGTCCTGCCCAAGCCCAAGGAGCTCTCCTTCGCGGAGGCCGCCTGTCTGCCCACGGCCTGGCTGACGGCGTACCGCATGCTCTTCACCAACGCAGGCGTACGCCCCGGCGACTCGGTGCTCGTACAGGGCGCCGGCGGCGGTGTCGCGACCGCCGCGATCGTGCTCGGCAAGGCGGCGGGCCTGCGCGTGTTCGCCACGAGCCGGGACGAGGCCAAGCGGAAGCGGGCGGTGGAGCTGGGCGCCGTCGAAGCCGTGGAGTCCGGGGCGCGGCTGCCGCAGCGAGTGGACGCCGTGATCGAGACGGTCGGGGCGGCCACCTGGTCGCACTCGGTCAAGTCGCTGCGGCCCGGTGGCACGCTGGTCATTTCGGGCGCCACCAGCGGCGACCGCCCCTCGCACGCCGAACTGACCCGCATCTTCTTCCTCGAACTCAAGGTCGTCGGCTCGACGATGGGCACGAAGGATGAGCTGGAGGACCTGCTGTCGTTCTGTGCCACCACCGGCGTACGCCCCGTCATCGACGAGGTGCTCCCGCTGGACCGGGCTCGAGAGGGCTTCGAACGCCTCGAATCCGGTGACCAGTTCGGCAAGATCGTCCTCACCACGTCCTGA
- a CDS encoding NAD(P)-dependent malic enzyme translates to MAAEIVNPRSDIHTDSDAGEFDPAFALHRGGKMAVQATVPIRDKDDLSLAYTPGVARVCTAIAEQPDLVNDYTWKSSVVAVVTDGTAVLGLGDIGPEASLPVMEGKAILFKQFGGVDAVPIALACTGVDEIVETVVRLAPSFGGVNLEDISAPRCFEIERRLQEQLDIPVFHDDQHGTAVVTLAALRNAARFTGRELGELRGVISGAGAAGVAIAKFLLEAGLGDVAVADRKGIVSADRDDLTPVKRELAELTNKAGLTGSLESALAGADVFIGVSGGTVPEAAVASMAKDAFVFAMANPDPEVHPDVAHKYAAVVATGRSDFPNQINNVLAFPGIFAGALQVRASRITEGMKIAAADALAAVVGEDLAADYVIPSPFDPRVAPAVTAAVAAAARAEGVARR, encoded by the coding sequence GTGGCAGCGGAGATCGTCAATCCTCGCAGCGACATCCACACCGACAGTGATGCCGGTGAGTTCGACCCGGCGTTCGCCCTGCACCGGGGCGGCAAGATGGCCGTGCAGGCCACCGTGCCCATCCGTGACAAGGACGACCTGTCCCTCGCGTACACACCCGGCGTGGCCCGCGTGTGCACCGCCATCGCCGAGCAGCCCGACCTCGTCAACGACTACACCTGGAAGTCATCGGTCGTCGCGGTCGTGACGGACGGTACGGCGGTGCTCGGACTTGGGGACATCGGCCCCGAGGCCTCCCTTCCGGTCATGGAGGGCAAGGCGATCCTGTTCAAGCAGTTCGGCGGCGTGGACGCGGTCCCGATCGCGCTGGCCTGCACGGGCGTGGACGAGATCGTCGAGACGGTCGTCCGGCTGGCGCCGTCCTTCGGCGGGGTCAACCTGGAGGACATCTCGGCACCGCGGTGCTTCGAGATCGAGCGGCGGCTCCAGGAGCAACTGGACATCCCCGTCTTCCACGACGACCAGCACGGCACGGCGGTCGTGACGCTGGCGGCCCTGCGCAACGCGGCTCGGTTCACCGGGCGGGAGCTCGGGGAGCTGCGGGGTGTGATCTCGGGCGCGGGCGCGGCGGGCGTCGCCATCGCGAAGTTCCTCCTTGAGGCGGGGCTCGGCGATGTCGCCGTCGCCGACCGCAAGGGCATCGTCTCGGCGGACCGGGACGACCTCACGCCGGTCAAGCGCGAGCTGGCCGAGCTGACGAACAAGGCCGGGCTGACGGGGTCGCTGGAGAGCGCCCTGGCGGGCGCCGACGTCTTCATCGGCGTCTCAGGCGGTACGGTCCCGGAGGCCGCGGTCGCTTCGATGGCCAAGGACGCGTTCGTGTTCGCGATGGCCAACCCGGACCCCGAGGTGCATCCCGATGTGGCGCACAAGTACGCGGCGGTCGTCGCGACCGGGCGCTCGGACTTCCCGAACCAGATCAACAACGTGCTGGCGTTCCCGGGGATCTTCGCGGGGGCGCTGCAGGTGCGGGCGTCGCGGATCACCGAGGGGATGAAGATCGCGGCGGCGGATGCGCTGGCCGCGGTCGTGGGTGAGGATCTGGCGGCCGACTACGTGATTCCGTCGCCGTTCGACCCGCGGGTTGCTCCGGCGGTGACGGCGGCGGTCGCTGCGGCGGCTCGGGCGGAGGGTGTCGCTCGCCGCTGA
- a CDS encoding ABC transporter substrate-binding protein has protein sequence MTASSTLRTTAAQNRLAAVGAIAVAGALLLTGCGDQTKDKGTGSDTASTSSAPLAAKLPQAIRDKGVITVGSDIAYAPVEFKDSSGKTVGIDPDLADAMGKQLGVKFEFQNGTFDTLITGLRSKRYDIAMSAMTDTKDRQEGTENGKKVGEGVDFVDYFTAGVSIYTKKGDDQGIKTWSDLCGKKIAVQRGTVSEDLAKAETKKCTGGKKIAIESYDNDQQAQTRVRAGGANAGSSDFPVTAYAVKTSGGGNDFQVVGEQVEAAPYGIAVAKTNTQLRDALQAALDAIIKNGEYGKVIAKWGVEDGAVTSAAVNGGK, from the coding sequence ATGACCGCAAGCTCCACCCTTCGTACGACCGCTGCGCAGAACCGGCTAGCCGCGGTCGGTGCGATCGCGGTCGCGGGCGCCCTGCTGCTCACCGGATGCGGTGACCAGACCAAGGACAAGGGCACTGGCTCGGACACCGCCTCGACGAGCTCTGCCCCGCTGGCCGCCAAGCTGCCCCAGGCGATCCGGGACAAGGGCGTCATCACGGTCGGCTCCGACATCGCGTACGCGCCGGTCGAGTTCAAGGACAGCTCCGGCAAGACGGTCGGTATCGACCCCGACCTGGCGGACGCCATGGGCAAGCAGCTCGGTGTGAAGTTCGAGTTCCAGAACGGCACCTTCGACACCCTGATCACGGGTCTGCGCTCCAAGCGGTACGACATCGCCATGTCCGCGATGACCGACACCAAGGACCGCCAGGAAGGCACCGAGAACGGCAAGAAGGTCGGCGAGGGCGTCGACTTCGTCGACTACTTCACCGCCGGTGTGTCGATCTACACCAAGAAGGGCGACGACCAGGGCATCAAGACCTGGTCCGACCTGTGCGGCAAGAAGATCGCGGTCCAGCGCGGCACGGTCTCCGAGGACCTCGCCAAGGCCGAGACGAAGAAGTGCACGGGTGGCAAGAAGATCGCCATAGAGTCGTACGACAACGACCAGCAGGCCCAGACCCGGGTGCGCGCGGGCGGCGCGAACGCCGGCTCCTCGGACTTCCCGGTCACGGCGTACGCGGTGAAGACCTCGGGCGGCGGCAACGACTTCCAGGTCGTCGGCGAGCAGGTCGAGGCGGCTCCGTACGGCATCGCGGTCGCCAAGACGAACACGCAGCTGCGGGACGCCCTGCAGGCCGCGCTCGACGCGATCATCAAGAACGGCGAGTACGGCAAGGTCATCGCCAAGTGGGGCGTCGAGGACGGCGCCGTGACCTCGGCCGCCGTCAACGGCGGCAAGTGA
- a CDS encoding amino acid ABC transporter permease, translated as MTVDIDKTTGPADTPPAGPEAIKAIPVRHYGRYVSAVVAIAIFVAIVYAFAQGNINWGAVPDYFFDDRIITGVWKTLLLTVLSMVIGIVGGILLAVMRLSKNPVTSTIAWFYIWFFRGTPVLVQLVVWFNLGLVFTYINLGPIYKDYWSSFMTPLLTALLGLGLNEAAYMAEICRAGLLSVDEGQTEASHALGMSHAKTLRRIVIPQAMRVIVPPTGNEVVNMLKTTSLVSVVQYPELFRYAQDIGQVSGAPVEMYFLAAAWYLILTSILSVGQYYIERYYARGSSRTLPPTPFQKIKTNLFSLSGYRR; from the coding sequence GTGACTGTTGACATCGACAAGACGACAGGACCGGCGGACACTCCCCCGGCCGGACCGGAGGCCATCAAGGCCATCCCGGTCCGGCACTACGGGCGGTACGTCTCGGCCGTCGTCGCGATCGCGATCTTCGTCGCGATCGTCTACGCGTTCGCCCAGGGCAACATCAACTGGGGCGCCGTACCGGACTACTTCTTCGACGACCGGATCATCACGGGCGTCTGGAAGACCCTCCTCCTGACGGTTCTCTCGATGGTGATCGGCATCGTCGGCGGCATCCTGCTCGCCGTCATGCGCCTGTCCAAGAACCCGGTGACCTCGACCATCGCCTGGTTCTACATCTGGTTCTTCCGCGGCACCCCGGTCCTGGTCCAGCTCGTCGTCTGGTTCAACCTGGGCCTGGTCTTCACGTACATCAACCTCGGTCCGATCTACAAGGACTACTGGTCCAGCTTCATGACGCCGCTGCTGACGGCGCTGCTGGGCCTGGGCCTGAACGAGGCCGCCTACATGGCGGAGATCTGCCGCGCCGGCCTCCTGTCGGTCGACGAGGGCCAGACCGAGGCCTCGCACGCCCTGGGCATGAGCCACGCCAAGACCCTGCGTCGGATCGTGATCCCGCAGGCGATGCGCGTGATCGTGCCGCCCACGGGCAACGAGGTCGTCAACATGCTGAAGACGACCTCGCTGGTCTCGGTGGTCCAGTATCCGGAGCTCTTCCGCTACGCCCAGGACATCGGCCAGGTGTCCGGTGCCCCGGTGGAGATGTACTTCCTCGCCGCGGCCTGGTACCTGATCCTCACCTCGATCCTCAGCGTCGGCCAGTACTACATCGAGCGGTACTACGCGCGCGGTTCCAGCCGTACGCTGCCGCCAACGCCGTTCCAGAAGATCAAGACCAATTTGTTCTCCCTCTCCGGCTACCGGCGGTGA
- a CDS encoding amino acid ABC transporter ATP-binding protein, giving the protein MTSVEKTDGTSVNAMVKSEGVHKSFGPVEVLKGIDLEVKSGEVFCLIGPSGSGKSTFLRCINHLEKVNAGRLYVDGELVGYRQKGDKLYELKDSEVALKRRDIGMVFQRFNLFPHMTSLENVMEAPVQVKGVTKAQARERAGQLLERVGLADKAGNYPSQLSGGQQQRVAIARALAMDPKLMLFDEPTSALDPELVGDVLDVMRDLAESGMTMIVVTHEMGFAREVGDSLVFMDGGVVVESGNPRDVLTNPQHERTQSFLSKVL; this is encoded by the coding sequence ATGACCTCAGTGGAGAAGACCGACGGCACCAGCGTCAACGCCATGGTCAAGTCCGAAGGCGTACACAAGTCCTTCGGCCCCGTCGAAGTCCTCAAGGGCATCGACCTGGAGGTGAAGTCGGGCGAGGTGTTCTGCCTCATCGGCCCCTCCGGCTCCGGCAAGTCGACGTTCCTCAGGTGCATCAACCACCTGGAGAAGGTCAACGCCGGGCGCCTGTACGTCGACGGGGAGCTGGTCGGCTACCGCCAGAAGGGCGACAAGCTGTACGAGCTGAAGGACAGCGAGGTCGCGCTGAAGCGGCGGGACATCGGCATGGTGTTCCAGCGCTTCAACCTGTTCCCGCACATGACGTCGCTGGAGAACGTCATGGAGGCCCCGGTCCAGGTCAAGGGCGTCACCAAGGCGCAGGCCCGCGAGCGTGCGGGCCAGCTCCTGGAGCGCGTGGGCCTGGCCGACAAGGCCGGCAACTACCCCTCGCAGCTCTCCGGCGGTCAGCAGCAGCGCGTCGCGATCGCCCGGGCCCTGGCCATGGACCCGAAGCTGATGCTGTTCGACGAGCCGACCTCGGCCCTGGACCCGGAGCTGGTCGGCGACGTCCTCGACGTCATGCGTGACCTGGCCGAGTCCGGTATGACGATGATCGTCGTCACCCACGAGATGGGCTTCGCCCGCGAGGTGGGCGACAGTCTCGTCTTCATGGACGGCGGCGTGGTCGTCGAGTCGGGCAACCCGCGCGATGTCCTGACGAACCCGCAGCACGAGCGCACGCAGTCGTTCCTGTCCAAGGTGCTCTGA
- a CDS encoding class I SAM-dependent methyltransferase yields MTTSTGTNAEIDWNAWQASWDRQQEWYMPDREERFRIMLDMVEALVGPAPRVLDLACGTGSITARLLDRFPQATSTGVDLDPALLAIAEGTFAGDDRVTFVTADLKDPRWTSGLPYDSYDAVLTATALHWLHSEPLADLYGRIAEVVRDGGLFMNADHMIDDSTPRINAAERALRLTRMDQAKESGVVDWAQWWQLAAQDPVLAGPTARRFEIYGEHADGDMPSAQWHARVLREKGFAEARPVWCSPSDTLLLALK; encoded by the coding sequence ATGACCACCAGTACCGGTACAAACGCCGAAATCGACTGGAATGCCTGGCAGGCGAGCTGGGACCGGCAGCAGGAGTGGTACATGCCGGACCGTGAGGAGCGGTTCCGGATCATGCTCGACATGGTCGAGGCCCTCGTCGGCCCCGCCCCGCGCGTGCTCGACCTCGCGTGCGGCACGGGAAGTATCACGGCCCGGCTGCTCGACCGGTTCCCGCAGGCCACCAGCACCGGCGTCGACCTCGACCCGGCTCTCCTCGCCATCGCCGAGGGCACCTTCGCCGGCGACGACCGCGTCACCTTCGTCACGGCCGACCTCAAGGACCCGAGGTGGACGAGCGGGCTGCCGTACGACTCGTACGACGCCGTTCTGACCGCCACCGCCCTGCACTGGCTGCACAGCGAACCCCTCGCGGACCTCTATGGCCGGATCGCGGAGGTCGTCCGCGACGGCGGTCTGTTCATGAACGCGGACCACATGATCGACGACAGCACGCCCCGGATCAACGCGGCGGAGCGCGCACTGCGCCTCACACGTATGGATCAGGCCAAAGAGAGTGGTGTCGTCGACTGGGCGCAATGGTGGCAGCTCGCCGCCCAGGACCCCGTCCTCGCCGGACCGACCGCCCGCCGCTTCGAGATCTACGGCGAGCACGCCGACGGCGACATGCCCTCCGCCCAGTGGCACGCGCGCGTGCTGCGCGAGAAGGGGTTCGCGGAGGCCCGTCCGGTGTGGTGCTCGCCCTCGGACACGCTGCTGCTCGCGCTCAAGTAG
- a CDS encoding CGNR zinc finger domain-containing protein, which yields MELAYYSDYAVRLVNTEEPARGKDSLTSIDSVRDLFGVNQQAARRATDADVTRFRSVRARLRAVFEAADAGDETLSVDLLNSLLLEFPVSPQISGHDFRDDDGRPLWHMHLADHPSNATAGFAAIAAMGLAFHLTEYGVDRLGLCEAPPCRNAYLDTSTNRSRRYCSDRCATRANVAAYRARKRLEADRSEKTSLAAETAQRSSASGER from the coding sequence GTGGAACTGGCCTATTACTCGGACTACGCTGTGCGCCTCGTCAACACCGAGGAACCGGCACGCGGAAAGGACTCGCTGACCTCGATCGACTCCGTCCGCGATCTCTTCGGCGTCAACCAACAGGCCGCCCGTCGCGCCACCGACGCCGACGTGACCCGGTTCCGCTCCGTACGGGCCCGTCTGCGCGCGGTCTTCGAGGCGGCGGACGCCGGCGACGAGACGCTCTCGGTGGACCTGCTGAACTCACTTCTGCTGGAGTTCCCGGTGAGCCCGCAGATCTCCGGGCACGACTTCCGGGACGACGACGGCCGCCCGCTGTGGCACATGCACCTCGCCGACCACCCGTCGAACGCGACGGCGGGCTTCGCGGCCATCGCCGCGATGGGCCTGGCCTTCCATCTCACCGAGTACGGCGTGGACCGCCTGGGCCTGTGCGAGGCGCCGCCCTGCCGCAACGCCTACCTCGACACCTCGACGAACCGCTCCCGCCGCTACTGCTCCGACCGCTGCGCGACCCGGGCCAACGTGGCCGCCTACCGCGCCCGCAAACGACTGGAGGCGGACCGGTCCGAGAAGACGAGCCTGGCGGCCGAGACCGCCCAGCGCAGCAGCGCCAGCGGCGAACGCTGA
- the sodX gene encoding nickel-type superoxide dismutase maturation protease: MPELSQESEHGSENGSERGGVAKRFGWVAVTGPSMVPTLYHGDFLVVRYGNRVKAGDIVVLRHPFQQDLLVVKRAAERREGGWWVLGDNAFAGGDSTDYGTVPHELILGRVRFRYRPLKPGQRSPLALLRWAVSAARLVFSDRSASSRLRAR; this comes from the coding sequence ATGCCGGAGCTGTCGCAGGAGAGCGAACATGGGAGCGAAAACGGGAGCGAGCGCGGAGGGGTTGCGAAGCGCTTCGGATGGGTCGCCGTGACCGGCCCGTCGATGGTGCCCACGCTGTATCACGGCGATTTTCTCGTGGTGCGGTACGGGAACCGGGTCAAGGCCGGGGACATCGTGGTCCTGCGCCATCCGTTCCAGCAGGACCTGCTGGTCGTCAAGCGGGCCGCGGAGCGCCGTGAGGGCGGCTGGTGGGTCCTTGGGGACAACGCCTTCGCCGGCGGCGACAGCACCGACTACGGGACCGTGCCGCACGAGCTGATCCTGGGCAGGGTCCGGTTCCGGTACCGGCCGCTCAAGCCCGGTCAGCGTTCGCCGCTGGCGCTGCTGCGCTGGGCGGTCTCGGCCGCCAGGCTCGTCTTCTCGGACCGGTCCGCCTCCAGTCGTTTGCGGGCGCGGTAG
- the sodN gene encoding superoxide dismutase, Ni, with protein MLSRLFAPKVKVSAHCDLPCGVYDPAQARIEAESVKAVQDKMAANDDPHFQARATVIKEQRAELAKHHVSVLWSDYFKPPHFEKYPELHQLVNDALKALSAAKASTDPATGQKALDYIAQIDKIFWETKKA; from the coding sequence ATGCTTTCCCGCCTGTTTGCCCCCAAGGTCAAGGTCAGCGCTCACTGCGACCTGCCCTGCGGTGTGTACGACCCGGCCCAGGCCCGCATTGAGGCGGAGTCGGTGAAGGCCGTGCAGGACAAGATGGCAGCCAACGACGACCCGCACTTCCAGGCGCGTGCCACCGTCATCAAGGAGCAGCGCGCAGAGCTCGCCAAGCACCATGTTTCGGTGCTGTGGAGCGACTACTTCAAGCCCCCGCACTTCGAGAAGTACCCGGAGCTGCACCAGCTGGTCAACGACGCCCTGAAGGCCCTCTCGGCCGCCAAGGCGTCCACCGACCCGGCGACGGGCCAGAAGGCGCTGGACTACATCGCCCAGATCGACAAGATCTTCTGGGAGACGAAGAAGGCCTGA
- a CDS encoding class I SAM-dependent methyltransferase codes for MPDRLTATDRTRLAGSAYSSDRDLAARQSLYQWQTPRHDLPGIAAEQLSGVRGSGRVVDVGCGNGKYVQRLRADRPDLAVLGLDIAPGILAVVPGPVAVADVTRLPLATGSVDAALAMHMLYHVPDIPQAVRELARVVDRDGLVIASTNGERDKAELDDLWQRAASDVLGTGQEPTRFSIGARFSLEKAPAFLGEEFGRVRTIELPSTVTVHDPEPVVAYLASYRAWADQYDVPFDATIERARAIVTDRIARQGVFEVGCRAGILVCRR; via the coding sequence GTGCCCGACCGCTTGACCGCCACCGACCGGACCCGCCTCGCCGGGAGTGCGTACAGCAGCGACCGTGACCTGGCTGCCCGGCAGTCGCTCTACCAGTGGCAGACGCCCCGTCACGACCTGCCGGGCATTGCTGCCGAGCAGTTGAGCGGGGTGCGGGGGAGCGGGCGCGTGGTCGACGTCGGCTGCGGCAACGGCAAGTACGTCCAGCGACTGCGCGCGGACCGGCCCGACCTGGCCGTGCTGGGCCTGGACATCGCGCCCGGCATCCTCGCAGTCGTCCCCGGCCCGGTCGCCGTCGCGGATGTCACGCGGCTGCCGCTGGCCACGGGGAGCGTCGACGCGGCCCTGGCGATGCACATGCTGTACCACGTGCCCGATATCCCGCAGGCGGTGCGGGAGTTGGCCCGTGTCGTCGACCGTGACGGCCTGGTGATCGCCTCGACCAACGGCGAGCGGGACAAGGCCGAACTCGACGATCTGTGGCAGCGGGCCGCGAGCGACGTGCTCGGCACCGGACAGGAACCGACCCGGTTCTCGATCGGGGCCCGCTTCTCCCTGGAGAAGGCGCCGGCCTTCCTCGGGGAGGAGTTCGGCCGGGTGCGGACGATCGAACTGCCCAGCACCGTAACGGTCCACGACCCCGAGCCGGTCGTCGCGTACCTGGCGTCCTACCGTGCCTGGGCGGACCAGTACGACGTGCCCTTCGACGCGACGATCGAGCGGGCCCGCGCCATCGTCACCGACCGGATCGCCCGGCAGGGGGTGTTCGAGGTCGGTTGTCGGGCGGGGATTCTCGTCTGCCGACGTTGA
- the ppk2 gene encoding polyphosphate kinase 2 — protein MTPLMSGLKVDYSDYDEPVLIRPDGSPVETWRENYPYPERMERREYELHKRLQQIELLKLQSWIKQTGRRLVVVFEGRDAAGKGGTIKRFTEHLNPRGARVVALEKPTERERGQWYFQRYVEHLPTAGEIVLFDRSWYNRAGVERVMGFCTDDEYRRFTRQTPLFERMLVDDGVDLIKFWFSVSQGEQRTRFTIRQVDPVRQWKLSPMDLASLDRWDDYTAAKVAMFRETDTEQAPWTVVKSNDKKRARVEAMRSVLARFDYTGKDEEVVGSPDPRIVGAAANLLEAGEDDDGM, from the coding sequence ATGACACCCCTGATGTCCGGACTGAAGGTCGACTACAGCGACTACGACGAGCCCGTCCTCATCCGGCCGGACGGCAGTCCGGTCGAGACCTGGCGGGAGAACTACCCGTACCCCGAGCGCATGGAGCGCAGGGAGTACGAGTTGCACAAGCGGCTCCAGCAGATCGAACTGCTGAAGCTGCAGAGCTGGATCAAGCAGACCGGCCGCCGACTGGTCGTCGTCTTCGAGGGCCGGGACGCGGCCGGAAAAGGCGGCACGATCAAGCGCTTCACGGAGCACCTCAACCCGCGCGGCGCCCGCGTGGTCGCCCTGGAGAAGCCCACCGAGCGCGAACGCGGCCAGTGGTACTTCCAGCGCTACGTCGAACACCTCCCGACCGCCGGCGAGATAGTCCTCTTCGACCGCTCCTGGTACAACCGGGCCGGCGTGGAACGGGTCATGGGCTTCTGTACGGACGACGAGTACCGCCGCTTCACTCGCCAGACCCCGCTGTTCGAGCGCATGCTCGTCGACGACGGCGTCGACCTGATCAAGTTCTGGTTCTCGGTCTCCCAGGGCGAACAGCGCACCCGTTTCACGATCCGTCAGGTCGACCCCGTACGACAGTGGAAGCTGAGCCCCATGGACCTCGCCTCCCTCGACCGCTGGGACGACTACACGGCGGCCAAGGTCGCCATGTTCCGCGAGACGGACACCGAACAGGCCCCCTGGACGGTGGTGAAGAGCAACGACAAGAAGCGGGCGCGGGTGGAGGCAATGCGCAGTGTGCTGGCCCGTTTCGACTACACGGGCAAGGACGAGGAGGTCGTCGGCAGTCCGGACCCGCGCATCGTGGGCGCGGCGGCGAACCTGCTGGAGGCGGGGGAGGATGACGACGGTATGTGA
- a CDS encoding inorganic phosphate transporter, whose translation MDHITFLVAVVIVTALAFDFTNGFHDTANAMATSIATGALKPRTAVLIAGVLNIVGAFLSTEVAKTISGGIVDDTLVTPGMIFAGLVGAILWNLMTWLVGLPSSSSHALFGGLIGAVWVGAGADGVHFTKVVEKVLIPALASPLVAGIAALIATYLAYRLTARARKDSVTKGFRAGQIASASLVSLAHGTNDAQKTMGIITLTLISAGALGHDAGPPVWVIASAGLAIGLGTYLGGWRIIRTMGKGLTEIQSPQGFAAETASTAVILTSAHLGFALSTTQVASGSILGAGLGRRLAEVRWGVAGRMVMAWLITLPAAALVGGVSAGAVRYGGDFGTVVVALVAVAVAAGIVLAARRNPVDAHNVNDTHEVSIRSTAPTSVGTAA comes from the coding sequence ATGGACCACATCACGTTCCTGGTGGCGGTCGTCATCGTGACGGCCCTGGCCTTCGACTTCACCAACGGCTTCCACGACACGGCCAACGCGATGGCCACCTCCATCGCCACCGGCGCCCTGAAACCGAGAACAGCGGTCCTGATCGCGGGCGTCCTCAACATCGTCGGCGCGTTCCTGTCCACCGAGGTCGCGAAGACGATCTCCGGCGGCATTGTCGACGACACGCTCGTCACCCCGGGGATGATCTTCGCGGGGCTGGTCGGGGCGATTCTGTGGAACCTGATGACCTGGCTGGTGGGCCTGCCGTCGAGTTCCTCGCACGCCCTGTTCGGCGGGCTGATCGGCGCGGTGTGGGTGGGCGCCGGCGCCGACGGTGTGCACTTCACCAAGGTCGTCGAGAAGGTGCTGATCCCGGCGCTGGCCTCGCCGCTGGTGGCCGGAATCGCGGCCCTGATCGCCACGTACCTCGCCTACAGGCTCACGGCCCGCGCCCGCAAGGACTCGGTGACCAAGGGATTCCGGGCCGGTCAGATCGCCTCCGCCTCCCTGGTCTCCCTCGCGCACGGTACGAACGACGCGCAGAAGACCATGGGCATCATCACCCTGACCCTGATCTCCGCGGGCGCGCTCGGCCATGACGCCGGCCCGCCGGTGTGGGTGATCGCCTCGGCGGGGCTCGCCATCGGCCTGGGCACCTATCTGGGCGGCTGGCGGATCATCCGGACCATGGGCAAGGGCCTGACCGAGATCCAGTCGCCGCAGGGCTTCGCCGCCGAGACGGCGTCCACGGCCGTCATCCTCACCTCCGCCCACCTCGGCTTCGCCCTGTCCACCACCCAGGTGGCCTCGGGCAGCATCCTGGGCGCGGGTCTGGGCAGGCGGCTGGCGGAGGTGCGCTGGGGTGTCGCGGGCCGCATGGTCATGGCGTGGCTGATCACCCTGCCCGCCGCGGCACTGGTCGGCGGGGTCTCCGCGGGCGCGGTCAGGTACGGCGGCGACTTCGGCACCGTGGTCGTCGCGCTGGTCGCCGTGGCGGTCGCGGCGGGCATCGTCCTCGCCGCGCGCCGCAACCCGGTGGACGCGCACAACGTCAACGACACCCACGAGGTCAGCATCAGGTCGACGGCGCCGACGAGCGTCGGTACGGCCGCGTGA